In Vanessa cardui chromosome 9, ilVanCard2.1, whole genome shotgun sequence, the DNA window gtactcatttgtgattctttattacgacgtaatgagaccgaaccatttttgaagaaactgataactggtgatgaaaagtggatcacatacgacaagaatgtgcgaaaaagatcgtggtcaaaggccggtcaagcttcacaaactgtggcaaaacccggaataactcgcaacaaggtaatgctgtgtgcatggtgggattggaagggcatcattcattatgagctgttaccgcccggcaggaccatcgattcagaactgtattgcgaacaattgatgagattgaagcaagaaattgagagaaagcggccagaattgatcaacagaaggggtgtggtttttcaccgtGACAACGCTAGACTtaacacatctttagccactcaacaaaaattacgagagtttggctgggaggtattaatgcatccgccgtatagtcctgaccttgcaccttcagattttcatctgtttcggtctctgcagaattccttaggcagtgtcagattaacatcacgagaggactgccaaaaccacttgtcgcagtttttcgatcagaagccccaaaatttttacagcaatgggatcatgtcactaccaacaagatggcaaaaagttatggaacaaaatggcacctacatactttagtcaaatgtaaataaactgtaaaaaaaacttttgaattttcatataaaatacgaagaaactttttccccaacctattatttactaattacgGCCGTCGAGGACCTTGTCATACGTTAATGAAGCCAGGATTTTAATTACCTAAATATAATCCAGATTTAACCTATAAAATTAGATTGACTATAACAAAATTTATCTACGGTAGCAAGTCGTTAACACTTTGTCAACTATATATAgtgaaaaaaacatacaattttcGACGTAGTCGATTATTTCATTGAAGTATCgttacattaattttacttttgattaaatattcatCGTTTATGTTACCGGTTAGAAGGAGACAATCCAAGTCCATCCCGCGCCTGTAGGAGTTCAGGGTGATCGTTGATTGTATCTGTCAATGCCGCCATCATCACGTCTGGAATATTAATGATTACCACAAATGATTAAGTTATTTTTcactttcatttaatttatataacaatcatttaaatatcattcaGTTTTTTGTGCTGACACGTTTTGCCTACAGGGTGGTGGCGACTGCCTAGTCTAGCTTAGTCGGGATGTATTGTAACATTTTTCAGTAGTATTTGGAGGAAAACCAGGAACTACTATGTTAAGTGGGACTTTTAagtaaacaaaagaataaatagttaaaaataacgtGTGAAAACGAAATGAGAAAGAAGCAATTAAACGTTGTGCAAATAAACGTTAagttaaaagaaaattgaaaaaaaaaaaaacagcatattacattaatattatttggtcataaatatataagtacccAAAAGTAACACGTGAATAATGAACCAACCTAAATCCTAACAGGTATTTTTAGCTATTTccaatgtattataaatttgtttttgaaattatttctcaaaccagtggcgtagctatcgtagggccaggaggtgcagtgcaccagggccccggagtgcAGGGGGCCCGCTAagctaaaccttaagcttctgtagctagaaaatcacgaccctgcgcacaagatttcttatttgatatctataattttaaagggtaattattagttaaagagggggtgagggcccaatttttttttctatgcaccagggcccttcctcacctagctacgccactgtctCAAACACATCCCGTACAAGAGAAACTTATCGAGTATCTAATCGGCGGTGGACTCACCGAGCACTTTCTTCTGTATGGTGCGCGACAGCTGTCCGCGTTGCGCTTCCAGCTCCAGGAAGGCCATGAAGCGCTGCGTGGCCGCGCGCGCCGACGCCGCCTCGCGCCCCAGCGACTGCGAGAACATCATCTGcggcgcacacacacacgctcaCTCACACACCCTCGACCTTCTCATCGATACGCGACACCCACGCTAAACTTACCCCTTACTGGCTCAACTCCGCTCTGTTCCTATTCGCACTCGAGTGACAATACTTAAAAAAGGGCTTCCGTTACAAAACGATAGCAAACGAGGATTAGCCGTGCAGGGATTCCTATCGGTTAGACTACGCTTCATTGCCCATTTACTACGCCCCAGCGACTGCGAGAACATCATCTGcggcgcacacacacacgctcaCTCACACGCATCGACCATTCACCTTCTCATCGATACGCGACACCCTAAGCTTACCCCTTACTCGCCCAATTCCGCTGTTTCTAATCGCACTCGAGTGTCAATACTTAAAAAAGGGCTTCCGTTACAAAACGATAGCAAACGAGGACTATTCATGCAGGGATTCCTATCGGTAAGACTATGTTTCATTGCCCATATAGTATTGCTGCCCGGATTAGAACACAAAGTAATTTGTTAGGAGTCATGATTGCTTGGGCCATCGCAActctaccatcggttcggaaaagaaaataccctacctgagaagaaccgacgaaagaaactaAGCGGGTctttgttttgaaaattttatcatttactcCAACAATGAAAAGTAATTTCGATATGTCGGAGCAAGACaagatacatttattaattattattaatggtatCATACTTCGATATTGACATGTTTCTTGTACTTGAACGCACCTTAGCCAGCTGGTATATGATCTCCTCCAAAGTATACTCCGTGTACAAGGTGTCGGCCGCTCGCAGCTTGTCCATCATTTCCTCGTACTCCTCTTCGCTGATGACTGGGTTCTCACGATCGTAGTCAGACGTGCCTTAAGTCGAAATACATacgatgatttatattatttaatataaaataatactttcaaCCATACGACTACGATAAACTAGTgcttatgaatatataaaacatgaccGTAGTGTAGTAACGTAACCGATACTAAAACATGCTGTTAATTTTCCTTGGTCTTGAGATTTTTGGCAACAATTCtgtataaagaattaaaaaacaaaaaaaaagcgaAAATATGAACTTTaggtaaatgaaatatattgtgTTCTTTCTAAGTTTTACAAAAGTATGAATAAtcgtaattgatttttttaaggtagttcgtatagtttttaaaacgcaaaaaaataaatatcattcgaaataaatatatcaacaatatttcaaatttgttaAACTTTCAATTTTACAGAGAAAGTTCTGTACCACACAGAGGAACCATGCATTTATCTAAGCGTGGTTCGTTTAATTGTTGttcgtgattttttttatttacaaaataagaaTACGATGGAATATAACCCAATTGATAAAGTAatgattatatcattatattatgaattcTGGGAAGTTCTGATAGGATCAAAACCTGTCACAGATTGCGTAAAGTACAAGACACGAGTTTACCGGAGAAACAAAAAACGaaaattgaaaaagttttcACAATATAAGTTTCATCTTGTAACTTTGTTATAATATCGATGTATGAATATCGATTAAGAAAAAGTTCTTAACAATATTTGGACACGTTCGAatgtctaaaaaatatttttcatgataaattctacttaataaaactttaactgactttaattaaaataaagactgTACGTTACCTAGTTAAACTGATGGGTCTAACGGTATTTTGCAATCCTAATGAAACGTAggtgaacaatattttttcacaattagTCTCCAAAGGATTGTCGATGTCGTTGGAATGGGATGGCTTATgtgtaaatttgaaataaatggtaggtacctacttattataaatatgaaattcgGTTTTAGGCttctattaattacttaaagttttttttataaattcattttacaaaGAAGTTCAATTGGAAATGAAAGTGTGCATGGAAATTcgtaaattttgaaattacaaaaattcgTCATATAAAAGGAGGAAAGTTTATATgctttattagtaaaaaagtGTACAATAATGTTACAATGTATCAAAAAAACATTCTTTAAGAAGATTATGGTACAAATTATGtagataatttgttatataataagattatgaatattgaattaaaaaaaaaagaatactattATTTCACTACTGAAGGCCAGTGCTGGTGGGTGATACCCGCTATTGATGAATATTTGTTAAGGTCGTCTTACTTAAATAAAGGGCGTCGCatgaatttataatagtttattaaataaatattggacaacatcacatccattactctgatcccattgtaagtagctaaatcatttgtgctatggaaaatcagaagtaacgacggtaccacaaacagccatgcccaagacaacatagaaaactaatgaattttctacatcgactcggccggtaatcgaacccgggacctcggagtggcgtacccaaaaaaaaaaacggtgtacatactactcggCCACAGAGGTCGTCAGTTTATACATAAAGAgcgaaaaattaaatgaaacttacTTATAACATTGGTTTGGAGTACAGGATCGTAAGTGCGCTTCACGGGCTCGGGGCGCAGGTCGCTGGTGACCGGCAGTGAAGGTATTACGCCGAGGTTGTTACTCAAGTCCCACGTCTTGCCTGATATCGACCGGATAATATCTGGGCTCCCACCGAACGGAAACGACTGGGGTGGCACCTGATGGTATTGGTACTCCTGAGGATATTATATGccatttaaatttacaactaACTGCCAACTCACATGCAATTGACTGTAAAGATTTCATTGATTTTAGTCTTAACTCATATTACAACATTTGTGAACTTGCATGATGCCTATGTTTCGTACAACACGACAGCAtcctttaaattttcattcaaacACAGACCTATAATATTCATCCTCTTTGCTGAAGCCTGAATTATAACGAATTTGATCCTTATGTtacctaaaaatatatgttatatctacATTACACAATGAATACTTCAATCACGGGCAAAACTCCTTAATATATCTGTACGAGACAAACCAATCGAAGCATAATTGTCTGTATATGAGTACGGTTAAAGGTTAAAGGCTTCCGTTGAATCTTTTCTCTATTTTTTGTGCCCAGCAAAGCGGGCGGGCAGACCACAATTATCagcaatacattatataaatatacatacattcttatagacatatagtacgacacaacttagatgtagcatcagcaaattcaataaaaccgatcactgccgatttatagAACCAATTgaaatagttccctatcgcattattcgacgctattcgtcgctatagattctcgcgtcagagaaagcaagtgcatgataatcgacgtgtcaaattgacgaatatgatataacaagctattacgtttgcgtcaagatcatattcacataagaaatactTATTTGAGATAATGtccttaattcggatgtgatcggttttacaaattttaccgatgctacatctaagttatgccGTACATCGCTTATCACGTAAGcacctattattaaaatttagaattGAATCATGAAcgtatttgaattataataaaacctaCTAGGCTACTATTTTTTAAGTTCACCACTCGAGGGAGTAAATTGGAGGTGTAGTTTCGTGTGCTatgaagttttataaatttcgtatgATTAAAGCCGCGTGTTTAGCTTGTATACttacatatgtaataataaaggAACATAAAGAATATGTACTtcttattaatgatattttctaCAGAATTATGAGATTCAACGAACtgttataattaagttatataCTAGACTAATCAATAGCGAAATAATGTGTTCTCAAATTATTAACGTCACATCAGTCTCCAAAGTCACGCGGTACATGTAGCCGGATACCTATTATTTCGGGTCACTGGTCGGCTGCGTTAGAATTGAAATATTGCGAGGAATACCACTTATCTCACAACTAGGTCAGGCTCAACGCATATAACAAGAAACAATTGAAAACTACACGATAACTTTTTGATGTTTTCTCATCGGGAGCTGGTCacgtaacaataaaacaaatttgacgcggaattagataaataaaatgaagtttTAGAACAAGGAAacggtaaaattattttatacctattttaaacgttaaatttatttcatgtcACTAGCGACCtaggtgcaatactgacactaaatataataatttgtgacatcacattacaaacttctaaaattatcagtatttctttactatattgtccatgtattatatacaaaaacgtttctctcgaatcattctatgtattaaaaaaaacagcatcaaaatccgttgcgtagtttcaaagatttatGCATAGATAGGGATGTAGGGACAGagagagcgactttgttttatagtaagtAATGATGTACCTTAGCGTTTTGTTCCATGATAAAGTTTCTGAGTTTCTCTTGTTGCGCGCTCTCCTCGGCCGCCTTTATGTTCTGCGTGTAGTGAGCGCGAAGATAATCGATGTTGAACTTGATCTCCTGCAGGAACGCTATGGCCTCTTCCTTTGTCATCTAATAATAACTTTCaacattaaactttttatttgtaatatagacgctggaagaaataatTATTCCTTAGGTAGATAGATAGCAGCTGAtttgttacgtcccttgtgcctgtagttacactggctctggCTGGCTATGTATataacttacaaaaaaaaaccctaaTACCACTATTGtaagtattatatatgaattaaatgcTTACATtggtaatcaaatcaaatcaagtgaattttattcaagtaaacttcacaatgaagcattTGAATCatcgataaataaaatctaccaccgtttcggaaagcaacttctagcgagaagaaacggcaagaaactcgcatagttggcCTTTTTAAATGCAAGTAGATTAacaatgctgttctttacaataattaatgtcctgtgatggaacccgagccaaACTCTAGgcgtttttttctaaaaagtgctcttttaatgaacaataatatttatttttaaatttaatcttaataatcTTCTTAAATTTTGGTGTATATGTGGTTGTGTTGTGTTTGTGAAGTTGGTGATATacaattttgattaatatatcgaaaataaattatatttaattttatactttgctTTAATATGACttgaatacttaattaattcgattaaataaaaagtaaatcgtTGCAAAGTAGTGTCATTATAAACATAGTTGAACACGAACCATTCCTTCTTGTAGGAACTCCTCGATAGCCGTCGTCACGCCGCGCTCGTCTCCGGTCCAGAATACATACTCGGCCATGTCCAGAGGCGAGTACTGCACGCCCGCGTACGCAGAGTAGTGGTCCATCTGATTGGTACACGGCATAAAACTCACGAAATTCACTcactaaatatatttgagactcatttatttcattatacttTTCTAATGCTTCCTTTGTAGTTTGTACATTCTATACTAGTTTACCCCAAACTCGTGGGTTCGAAACccggttttaaattattattgcattttttCGTTGAGATATGCTCACTGTACGACGTTTGGACGTTTTGTTTACACGTCCCTCGAAAAGCGCGTCAAGCCATTAATTAATCCTGCTCCTGTCCGATCGTGTTGAATTTTCTATCACAATGTTCTATCCGAGTGAGGAAAACAGTGAACCATCAAATCTGACTAATAATAATTCCTAAGATAAGCGCATTCAAATAAACATGTGTTTCAGAGCATACTACCACTTCTAGCTAATCCACCAACTCTAATTTAATCACTAGAAAACTCTGTCTTATCACAGTGCTGTTGATTTTTTTAGTAAACATATTTaacctcctctttcattaaacCGATTTTCCGAAAGTAAGTACATAGTATAATATTcgataatattcaatatacgcGATAGAAAAATTCGGGCGACACGTGTACGAGCAAGACTTGTCATAAAATGTTATGACGAAACTCAAGTCTGGTCGACTCATAAAATAAGTTAACGACAACACTTACTTTGGTTACGCttagtaattctatttttaGAGTAATTGAGGTAGCCGTGAGATTACTTTTATTGGGGTTGAAAGCTTGCGCTAATGTTAACGTCtactacatttataatatacatttataatgtacTAGCTCTCTTTGCTTCGCCCGGGTAGACAGAAAATCTTGTTTTTTGTGATAAAAGTGTTCAAGGGGTAATTAGGGTAGAGGGTTAATTTATGTTTtctagaataaatattaatgttttacaacGAAAAATATTTCCCCTATTAAAGCTTCTAGGTATTAAATTGTTCGAGTAAAACCAGTGTTCTTTGTTTGGGTTGAAATGTTTGTTTGCCTCACAAATATTTGTTCGGAAAATTCCTAGTTCAAAAACAATGAAAGCGAGTATCGTATATGACGTAATCAATGATGATATTTGCAAAAATGtaaaacgtaaaaatataagtatttttataaaattgagaCGTGTTTATCCTTTATTCCCACTCCGCAATTATTCTGCGTAAAACAACTTCCAAATAAAAAGTTACGATAACATTCAACGCTGAGTCTGAGCATTTAATGAATTTCTAACTTTTTATTGCGACAGTACTTTTTgagaatttatttcatatgcgGGAACTAGTTTAATTAGCATTTAAATTAACAGCCCAGCCATTTTACTAAACGGCACCGTTCAACCAGGCGGCCTGACATTTTCTGTTAATACCAAATGGTATTTTGCTTTAGATGcccgaaatttaaaatatttatactggtTAGATGAAAACGTTAGAGCaggaaaatttgtttaaataaaattttataaattgaactgTCAGCTCATTTTTAGTATTTAGCAAGTTATCTAATTATATGAGCGGAAAATTATTCGCTAAATGTCATTCAGGTCGCTGAACGGTGACGTTTAATACGAAAAGGCAAGCCTCTAATGAATGGCTAATGAAGCTGATCGATGGcgatacatacattattatttgtctCCTTAGTAATGTCGGCGTTGAATGCACGTCGTACAGCCGTATGTCCGTTTTGCGGAGTATTAGTTCCAGATCCAGGTTGGATTAAACGAGCTGCGCCGTGGAATACCTGCaaagattttattatgaaatacgtCAACTTATAGGACATGATATAGTTCCTAAAAAAATACACTGACTTTAGTGGTTTGTTCCTCTGGTGCAATAGTGGTAGCAGCTGTCGCGTCCAACACGCTAATGTGCGCTCCATCTTGCACGAGAACTTTGTGAACGCCCTCAGCGGGCAAGTCTAGCTGAGTCTGTGCGTGAACAAGAGGCTTCTCATCGCCCGTCGCGTCAGCTGAGGCATGTTGCTCTAACCTGGACACAAGTTCACCGTTCGCTTGCACGGAATCTGTAAGAATAATGTAGTACATTTCAAACTGTAAATATGAATGTAGTTTTCTTTCAAAGTTGAGAAATCCATACA includes these proteins:
- the LOC124532354 gene encoding uncharacterized protein LOC124532354 isoform X2 gives rise to the protein MKSAVILALLVVTCSRVLSAPIAHNTEQDTGEVKSDVPVKELENLKMEEASKETVPGMQSEHMEFHRLDSVQANGELVSRLEQHASADATGDEKPLVHAQTQLDLPAEGVHKVLVQDGAHISVLDATAATTIAPEEQTTKVFHGAARLIQPGSGTNTPQNGHTAVRRAFNADITKETNNNMDHYSAYAGVQYSPLDMAEYVFWTGDERGVTTAIEEFLQEGMMTKEEAIAFLQEIKFNIDYLRAHYTQNIKAAEESAQQEKLRNFIMEQNAKEYQYHQVPPQSFPFGGSPDIIRSISGKTWDLSNNLGVIPSLPVTSDLRPEPVKRTYDPVLQTNVISTSDYDRENPVISEEEYEEMMDKLRAADTLYTEYTLEEIIYQLAKMMFSQSLGREAASARAATQRFMAFLELEAQRGQLSRTIQKKVLDVMMAALTDTINDHPELLQARDGLGLSPSNRIMHQFLETSAPEPSVSRAILAAYKDELLKGPPLHKFSFAERN
- the LOC124532354 gene encoding uncharacterized protein LOC124532354 isoform X1; this translates as MKSAVILALLVVTCSRVLSAPIAHNTEQDTGEVKSDVPVKELENLKMEEASKETVPGMQSEHMEFHRLDSVQANGELVSRLEQHASADATGDEKPLVHAQTQLDLPAEGVHKVLVQDGAHISVLDATAATTIAPEEQTTKVFHGAARLIQPGSGTNTPQNGHTAVRRAFNADITKETNNNMDHYSAYAGVQYSPLDMAEYVFWTGDERGVTTAIEEFLQEGMMTKEEAIAFLQEIKFNIDYLRAHYTQNIKAAEESAQQEKLRNFIMEQNAKEYQYHQVPPQSFPFGGSPDIIRSISGKTWDLSNNLGVIPSLPVTSDLRPEPVKRTYDPVLQTNVISTSDYDRENPVISEEEYEEMMDKLRAADTLYTEYTLEEIIYQLAKMMFSQSLGRSKWAMKRSLTDRNPCTANPRLLSFCNGSPFLSIVTRVRIGTERS